In a single window of the bacterium genome:
- a CDS encoding fumarate reductase subunit C, whose protein sequence is MVEIDPDAVGQPVMEGTVNRKPWYTKYHPKWYRTRIPIFWWVHKLPHIRFIARELTSVAVALYACILLYQISAVADGPEAYVRFLEWLKTPFSVLLHAVAFLFVLFHSITWFNLAPKALVVSLGSKRVPPQVIVVLNYAAWIILSLGISWILLK, encoded by the coding sequence ATGGTGGAAATCGATCCTGATGCCGTGGGGCAACCGGTGATGGAAGGAACAGTAAATCGGAAACCGTGGTATACGAAATATCATCCCAAATGGTATCGCACCAGGATACCGATCTTTTGGTGGGTCCACAAATTACCTCATATAAGATTTATTGCAAGAGAATTGACTAGCGTCGCCGTAGCCCTCTACGCGTGCATTTTACTCTATCAAATTAGCGCGGTGGCTGATGGCCCGGAGGCATACGTAAGATTCCTCGAATGGCTGAAGACACCGTTTTCGGTGTTACTTCATGCTGTTGCATTCTTGTTTGTGCTATTTCACAGTATCACCTGGTTTAATCTTGCTCCGAAGGCTCTCGTTGTTAGCCTTGGTAGCAAACGAGTTCCGCCGCAGGTTATCGTTGTCTTAAACTATGCGGCCTGGATCATTTTATCGTTAGGCATCTCCTGGATTCTGCTGAAATGA
- a CDS encoding fumarate reductase subunit D has translation MKKSTEPFWWGLFGAGGTCAAFFIPVLLFLNGLAVPLGWIAAPTFEHMFDLVAHPLTRLFLFVVISLSFFHWAHRFRFTLYDGLQLKHLNQLIAVLTYGSAIVGTLIAAFTLWNI, from the coding sequence ATGAAAAAGAGCACCGAACCTTTTTGGTGGGGATTGTTTGGCGCAGGTGGCACATGTGCAGCTTTTTTCATTCCTGTTTTACTTTTTCTAAATGGACTCGCCGTCCCGCTCGGATGGATCGCGGCTCCTACCTTTGAACATATGTTCGATCTGGTAGCGCATCCCCTGACCCGGTTGTTCCTTTTTGTTGTGATTTCACTGTCATTTTTCCATTGGGCGCATCGTTTCCGTTTTACACTCTACGATGGATTACAGCTGAAACATTTGAATCAGCTCATTGCCGTTCTAACTTATGGCAGTGCAATCGTTGGAACACTGATAGCCGCATTTACACTCTGGAACATTTAG